From one Coffea eugenioides isolate CCC68of chromosome 11, Ceug_1.0, whole genome shotgun sequence genomic stretch:
- the LOC113751969 gene encoding amino acid transporter AVT1C-like has product MSATRKAKAIADKKSSKVSHEVSLPSQSSYGQAVVNGINVLCGVGILSTTCAVKEGGWVGLSILFIFAVVSYYTGILLHSCLDSQPGLETYPDIGHAAFGNVGRIATSVSLMPDPKARSYLCSLFVTAALICCVYFIGTAFLAKDDMADFVSPLSPLSRAVLQDFGSILLSATNISFEELQDLQHSHLDNLYCGILEER; this is encoded by the exons ATGTCGGCCACCAGAAAGGC AAAAGCAATTGCTGACAAGAAATCATCCAAGGTCTCACATGAGGTTTCTCTTCCTAGCCAGAGTTCATATGGACAAGCTGTGGTGAATG GCATAAATGTTCTTTGTGGTGTTGGAATTCTTTCAACTACTTGTGCTGTCAAAGAAGGTGGATGGGTTGGGCTCTCAATTCTGTTTATCTTTGCTGTTGTTTCTTACTACACTGGGATTCTCCTGCATTCCTGTTTGGACAGTCAACCTGGGCTCGAGACTTACCCGGATATTGGCCATGCTGCCTTTGGTAATGTGGGACGTATTGCTACATCT GTTTCACTCATGCCAGATCCAAAAGCTAGATCATATTTATGCAGCCTCTTTGTCACTGCTGCTTTGATTTGTTGCGTATACTTCATCGGAACTGCATTCCTTGCGAAGGATGACATG GCGGACTTTGTTTCTCCTCTTTCCCCTCTTTCAAGAGCTGTGTTGCAGGATTTTGGTAGCATTTTACTAAGTGCAACAAATATTAGTTTCGAAGAATTGCAAGATCTTCAACATTCACATTTGGATAATCTGTACTGTGGTATATTAGAAGAGAGATGA